From a single Paraburkholderia sp. FT54 genomic region:
- the glgX gene encoding glycogen debranching protein GlgX, with protein sequence MSSQANYSTRIAEGTPFPLGATWNGSGVNFALFSAHATKVELCLFDETGENEIERIELPEYTDEVWHVFVPNLKPGAVYGYRVHGPYEPENGHRFNPNKLLLDPYAKAHIGELKWAPEIFGYTLDSEEGDLSFDERDSAPFVPKCKVVDANFSWSHPERNALPWERAIFYETHVRGFTKRHPEIPENLRGTFAGLGQQVVVDYIKSLGVTSVELMPIQTFVNDSHLLDKGLTNYWGYNTIGFFAADPRFFASSIDSVGEFKEMVDRFHNANLEVILDVVYNHTAEGNERGPTISFKGIDNASYYRLMPDEPRYYINDTGTGNTLNLSHPRVLQMVTDSLRYWVTEMKVDGFRFDLATILGRELHGFDEGGGFLDSCRQDPVLSSVRLVAEPWDCGPGGYQVGGFPPGWAEWNDRFRDTVREYWKGDEGKVADLAKRLTGSGDKFNHRGRRPWASVNFIAAHDGFTLNDLVSYNDKHNDANGEDNKDGHSDNKSWNMGVEGPTDDPDIRQQRERQKRNLLATLLLSQGTPMILAGDEFGRTQKGNNNAYCQDNEISWVDWDAIDDDGRALTEFVKNLTTMRHRLPVLRRGRFITGEYNEALDVTDARWLSPDGTDLSQEQWDDPSMRCFGLVIDGRAQASGIRRPASDATLLLVLNAHHDVVNFTLPDIPEGDQWTCLLDTNMPVRAELPQFAAGDAYQVTARSMLVFALEAPSHATQRVFDRLEEQLTTDESEPSAGA encoded by the coding sequence ATGTCATCCCAGGCTAACTACTCGACGCGCATTGCGGAAGGCACGCCTTTCCCGCTTGGCGCGACATGGAACGGAAGCGGTGTCAACTTCGCGCTCTTCTCGGCGCACGCCACCAAGGTTGAACTATGTCTGTTCGATGAGACCGGCGAAAACGAAATCGAACGCATCGAACTGCCGGAATACACCGACGAGGTATGGCACGTGTTCGTGCCGAATCTCAAACCGGGCGCGGTCTACGGTTATCGTGTGCATGGCCCTTATGAGCCGGAGAACGGGCATCGTTTCAATCCGAACAAGCTGCTGCTCGATCCGTATGCGAAGGCGCATATTGGTGAACTCAAATGGGCGCCGGAAATTTTCGGCTATACGCTGGATTCCGAAGAGGGCGACCTGTCTTTCGACGAGCGCGACAGCGCGCCCTTCGTGCCCAAGTGCAAGGTGGTCGACGCCAATTTTTCGTGGAGTCATCCCGAACGCAACGCGCTGCCCTGGGAGCGCGCGATTTTTTATGAAACCCATGTGCGCGGATTTACCAAACGGCATCCGGAAATACCGGAAAATCTGCGCGGTACTTTCGCCGGGCTCGGGCAGCAGGTCGTCGTCGATTACATCAAAAGCCTCGGCGTGACGTCGGTCGAACTCATGCCGATCCAGACCTTCGTCAACGACAGCCATCTGCTCGACAAGGGGCTCACCAACTACTGGGGCTACAACACGATTGGCTTCTTCGCGGCCGATCCGCGCTTCTTCGCGTCGTCGATCGATTCGGTAGGCGAATTCAAGGAAATGGTGGACCGCTTTCACAACGCCAACCTCGAAGTGATTCTCGACGTGGTGTACAACCACACCGCCGAAGGCAACGAGCGTGGCCCGACGATCTCGTTCAAAGGCATCGACAACGCGTCGTACTATCGGCTGATGCCTGACGAGCCGCGCTATTACATCAACGATACCGGCACGGGCAACACGCTGAACCTGTCGCATCCGCGCGTGCTGCAAATGGTGACCGACAGCCTGCGTTACTGGGTGACGGAAATGAAGGTGGACGGTTTCCGATTCGACCTCGCCACGATACTCGGCCGCGAATTGCATGGCTTCGACGAGGGCGGCGGTTTCCTCGACAGTTGCCGGCAGGACCCGGTGCTCTCGAGTGTGCGGCTCGTGGCTGAACCGTGGGACTGCGGTCCAGGCGGCTATCAGGTCGGCGGCTTTCCGCCGGGCTGGGCCGAGTGGAACGACCGCTTTCGCGACACGGTGCGCGAATACTGGAAGGGCGATGAAGGCAAGGTCGCCGATCTCGCCAAGCGCCTCACCGGTTCGGGCGACAAGTTCAATCATCGCGGCCGCCGCCCGTGGGCCAGCGTGAACTTCATCGCCGCGCACGACGGCTTCACATTGAACGATCTGGTCTCTTACAACGACAAGCACAACGACGCCAACGGCGAGGACAACAAGGACGGCCACTCGGACAACAAGTCCTGGAACATGGGCGTGGAAGGTCCGACCGACGATCCTGACATTCGTCAGCAGCGCGAGCGGCAGAAACGCAATCTGCTGGCCACGCTGCTGCTCTCGCAAGGCACGCCGATGATTCTCGCGGGCGACGAATTCGGCCGCACGCAGAAGGGCAATAACAACGCATATTGTCAGGACAACGAGATCAGCTGGGTGGATTGGGACGCCATCGACGATGACGGCCGCGCGCTCACCGAGTTCGTCAAGAATCTGACCACGATGCGCCACCGTCTGCCGGTATTGCGGCGCGGCCGCTTTATCACAGGTGAATATAACGAGGCGCTGGACGTGACCGACGCACGCTGGCTCTCGCCGGACGGCACGGATCTCTCGCAGGAACAGTGGGACGATCCGTCGATGCGCTGCTTCGGCCTCGTGATCGACGGCCGCGCGCAGGCGAGCGGCATTCGCCGTCCGGCGTCGGACGCAACCTTGTTGCTGGTGCTGAACGCGCATCACGATGTCGTCAACTTTACGCTGCCCGATATTCCCGAGGGCGATCAGTGGACCTGCCTGCTCGATACCAACATGCCCGTGCGTGCCGAGTTGCCGCAATTTGCCGCGGGCGACGCGTATCAGGTGACGGCGCGTTCGATGCTGGTGTTCGCGCTCGAAGCGCCGAGCCACGCGACGCAGCGTGTATTCGACCGCCTCGAAGAGCAACTCACCACGGACGAAAGCGAACCCTCTGCCGGAGCCTGA
- a CDS encoding DUF2934 domain-containing protein, producing the protein MEQEQTSQEEQIRMRAYYLWEQAGDPKGTPDEYWDQARAEIEKEAPPIESGPIADEPLK; encoded by the coding sequence ATGGAACAGGAACAAACCTCTCAAGAGGAACAGATCCGCATGCGCGCTTATTACCTGTGGGAGCAGGCAGGCGATCCGAAAGGCACGCCTGACGAGTATTGGGATCAGGCACGCGCCGAGATTGAGAAGGAAGCGCCGCCGATTGAAAGCGGCCCGATTGCCGACGAGCCTTTAAAGTAA
- a CDS encoding AI-2E family transporter — MKDLPEPRGVRPAARIQAPAAAFGVDSLIALAVGVTVVACLYFASAVLIPITLAILLSFLVAPLADVLTRLRLGHVASVFAAVVMSVSVIVMLGAVIATQLTDLAAGMPRYQATIEHKMETAHNLTIGKLDRFANAAGQALQRATIEPPQPAPQRGAASAGSAHPTASAPAAVPVEVREPVPTPFELARRVLSPAISPLETAFIVFVVMVVILLQRDDLRDRAIRLFGSRDLHRMTMVMDEAARRLSRYFVSQLGLNAGVGVVIGTGLFMIGVPSPILWGILAALLRLVPYVGIWISAALATALAAAVSPGWAMAIWSLALFATVELLVGQIVEPLLYGRSTGLSPFSVVVAAIFWSWIWGPIGLILSTPLTLCLLVLGRHVRRLEFLDVLLGDQPALTPVENFYQRALAGDPDEAIEQAETLLRDRSLSAYYDEVAIKGLQLAANDVMRGSVTEAQLARIEATTNDLVDGLDGYEDREPATSPVQESWSATGPLAPSVSDASENAQAESSSTRSAPAGNAEEDRATNQSPLAASNRVLCIPGRGPLDALATTILLQLLGKHGFTSRAVPHEAASRASIESLDADDVGVVCILYLQIDGIPSHLRYLVRRIRARLPNVSIVVGLWVAEDTEKWSADLQSAMGAECYATSLQEILAACRRVEAARTRTEEELPLVVACGQ, encoded by the coding sequence ATGAAGGACCTACCCGAACCGCGTGGCGTGAGGCCGGCCGCCCGCATTCAAGCTCCCGCCGCGGCCTTCGGCGTCGACAGTCTGATCGCGCTCGCCGTGGGCGTGACGGTGGTCGCTTGCCTGTACTTTGCGAGCGCCGTGCTGATTCCGATAACGCTCGCCATTCTGCTCAGCTTCCTCGTTGCGCCGCTTGCCGACGTGCTGACGCGTTTGCGGCTCGGCCACGTGGCGTCCGTGTTCGCCGCGGTCGTGATGTCGGTGTCGGTGATCGTCATGCTCGGCGCGGTGATCGCCACGCAGCTGACCGATCTTGCAGCCGGCATGCCACGCTATCAGGCCACCATCGAGCACAAGATGGAAACGGCGCACAACCTGACTATCGGCAAGCTGGACCGCTTTGCGAACGCAGCCGGCCAGGCGTTGCAACGCGCGACGATCGAGCCGCCGCAACCTGCACCGCAGCGCGGCGCGGCTTCGGCCGGCAGCGCGCATCCGACGGCCAGTGCGCCCGCCGCTGTGCCGGTCGAAGTGCGCGAGCCGGTCCCGACGCCGTTCGAACTCGCGAGGCGTGTGTTGTCGCCGGCCATCAGTCCGCTCGAAACGGCGTTTATCGTGTTCGTCGTGATGGTGGTGATCCTGCTGCAACGCGACGATCTGCGCGATCGCGCGATACGTCTTTTCGGCTCGCGCGACCTGCACCGCATGACCATGGTCATGGACGAGGCCGCACGGCGTCTGAGCCGTTACTTCGTTTCGCAACTCGGCCTGAATGCGGGCGTCGGCGTGGTGATCGGCACAGGGCTTTTCATGATCGGTGTGCCGAGTCCGATTCTGTGGGGCATTCTCGCGGCGTTGCTGCGGCTCGTGCCCTATGTCGGCATCTGGATTTCGGCGGCGCTCGCCACCGCGCTCGCCGCCGCCGTGAGTCCGGGCTGGGCCATGGCGATCTGGTCACTGGCACTGTTCGCCACGGTGGAACTGCTGGTGGGGCAGATCGTCGAGCCGCTGCTGTATGGACGCAGCACAGGACTCTCGCCGTTTTCGGTGGTGGTGGCCGCGATTTTCTGGAGCTGGATCTGGGGGCCGATAGGGCTGATTCTGTCGACGCCGTTGACGCTTTGTCTGCTGGTGCTTGGCCGGCATGTGCGGCGTCTGGAATTTCTTGATGTGCTGCTCGGCGATCAGCCGGCGCTGACGCCGGTCGAAAACTTCTACCAGCGGGCGCTGGCAGGCGACCCGGATGAAGCGATCGAACAAGCCGAAACCCTGCTGCGTGACCGCTCGTTGTCGGCGTACTACGACGAGGTTGCGATCAAGGGTTTGCAACTCGCGGCAAACGACGTCATGCGCGGCAGCGTGACAGAGGCGCAGCTTGCACGCATCGAGGCGACCACGAATGACCTCGTGGACGGCCTCGACGGCTACGAAGACCGCGAGCCGGCGACGTCCCCGGTGCAAGAAAGCTGGAGTGCAACAGGGCCGCTTGCGCCTTCAGTTTCTGATGCGTCCGAGAATGCGCAAGCTGAATCGTCGAGCACGCGATCGGCGCCTGCCGGCAATGCGGAAGAAGATCGCGCAACGAACCAGTCGCCGCTCGCGGCCAGCAACCGGGTGTTATGCATTCCCGGACGCGGCCCGCTCGACGCGTTGGCGACAACGATCCTGTTGCAGTTGCTCGGGAAGCATGGGTTCACGTCACGCGCGGTGCCGCATGAAGCCGCGTCGCGCGCGTCGATCGAGAGTCTCGATGCGGACGATGTCGGCGTCGTCTGCATCCTCTATTTGCAGATCGACGGCATTCCGTCGCATTTGCGCTATCTGGTCAGGCGCATTCGTGCACGGTTGCCGAACGTGTCGATCGTCGTCGGATTGTGGGTGGCCGAGGATACGGAGAAGTGGAGCGCGGATCTGCAAAGCGCAATGGGCGCGGAATGTTATGCCACCTCGTTGCAGGAAATCCTCGCTGCTTGCCGGCGTGTCGAAGCGGCTAGAACGCGAACCGAGGAAGAACTGCCGCTTGTGGTCGCGTGTGGTCAATAG
- a CDS encoding FAD-dependent oxidoreductase gives MPTIARCVAQLSQLRTDRAERVVVDGEKILLVRDGDTVRAYSADCPHAGAPLEEGALCDGRIICPWHKGTFDVSTGNVLEPPALVALDRYPVVVTGDDVMVTPEKLPQPARNANAPEPHYVVIGAGAAGAAACATLRECGFGGRITLVGDEPHAPYDRTSLSKFVPSGEMAPADVPPLLAPDWLERHDIERIVQKVARLDVPARTIHFESDGELTYDTALLATGSVPKLPAIPGVELGGVHVLRSLDDAAALVDAIDDDSKQTQVAILGSSFIGLETASALRKRGAQVTVISPEKVPFARQFGERAGAMFRALHERNGVVFRFEAKVTSLEGEEGNVHQVMLENGEHVAADIVLLGTGVAPATGFVEGLPLQKDGGVLVNAGMQAAPGLYAAGDIAVFPLHEDQEPMRIEHWRVAQQHARIAAQNMCGARHRYAGVPYFWTYHFGKNFEYLGHASEWDEIVTDGELDNQQFVSLYVKDGKVVAVLACEREAQTARLIDAMRCGVSRADAMAIVGDASSVTK, from the coding sequence ATGCCCACGATTGCCCGATGCGTCGCTCAGCTCTCGCAATTGCGAACCGACCGCGCTGAACGTGTCGTGGTGGACGGCGAAAAGATTCTGCTGGTGCGCGACGGCGATACCGTGCGCGCCTATTCCGCCGATTGCCCGCACGCCGGCGCGCCGCTCGAAGAAGGCGCGCTATGCGACGGCCGGATCATCTGCCCGTGGCACAAGGGGACGTTCGACGTCTCTACAGGCAACGTACTCGAACCGCCCGCGCTGGTCGCGCTCGACCGTTATCCCGTGGTCGTGACAGGCGACGACGTCATGGTCACGCCGGAAAAACTCCCGCAGCCGGCGCGCAATGCCAACGCGCCAGAACCGCATTACGTGGTGATCGGCGCGGGCGCGGCGGGCGCAGCCGCTTGCGCGACCCTGCGCGAATGCGGCTTTGGTGGCCGCATCACGCTCGTAGGCGATGAGCCCCATGCGCCCTACGACCGCACTTCGCTGAGTAAATTCGTGCCGTCCGGTGAAATGGCGCCCGCCGATGTACCGCCGCTTCTCGCGCCGGACTGGCTCGAGCGGCACGACATCGAGCGAATTGTCCAGAAAGTTGCACGGCTCGATGTACCCGCTCGCACGATTCATTTCGAAAGCGATGGCGAACTGACATACGACACCGCCTTGCTCGCCACGGGCAGCGTGCCGAAGCTTCCCGCGATTCCCGGTGTAGAGCTGGGCGGCGTGCACGTGCTGCGCAGTCTCGACGACGCCGCCGCGCTGGTGGACGCAATCGACGACGATTCAAAGCAAACCCAGGTCGCGATTCTCGGCAGCAGCTTCATCGGACTGGAAACGGCTTCGGCGCTGCGCAAACGCGGCGCGCAAGTGACCGTCATTTCCCCGGAAAAAGTGCCGTTCGCGAGGCAGTTCGGTGAGCGCGCCGGCGCGATGTTCCGCGCGCTTCACGAGCGCAATGGCGTGGTGTTCCGTTTCGAAGCAAAGGTCACCTCGCTCGAAGGCGAAGAAGGCAACGTGCATCAGGTGATGCTCGAAAACGGCGAGCATGTCGCTGCCGACATCGTGCTGCTAGGCACGGGCGTCGCGCCGGCCACCGGTTTTGTCGAAGGTTTGCCGCTGCAAAAAGACGGCGGCGTGCTCGTCAACGCGGGCATGCAAGCCGCGCCTGGTCTTTACGCCGCAGGCGATATCGCCGTGTTTCCGCTGCATGAAGATCAGGAACCGATGCGCATCGAACATTGGCGCGTCGCGCAGCAACACGCGCGCATTGCCGCGCAGAACATGTGCGGCGCGCGTCATCGCTACGCCGGCGTGCCGTATTTCTGGACCTATCACTTCGGCAAGAACTTCGAGTATCTCGGCCATGCGAGCGAGTGGGACGAGATCGTGACCGACGGCGAACTCGATAACCAGCAATTCGTCTCGCTATACGTGAAGGACGGCAAGGTGGTCGCCGTGCTGGCTTGCGAGCGCGAAGCGCAGACCGCGCGCCTGATCGATGCGATGAGATGCGGCGTGTCGCGGGCGGATGCGATGGCGATAGTCGGCGACGCATCCTCCGTCACGAAATGA
- a CDS encoding ATP-binding protein: protein MEIVTVQRAERAAVDFPMPSRNFAATRRMLLIVLAVSVVFPLVCLAGYGYFDYQRRIADSNDMIDRLARVAEEQAVKVLDLNQQMSSRIVELLGNEDDAQIREREALLHDRLRGIGGDFAQVASIYVLGATGDLLVSSRTFPAPAMSIGQREDFTSARAMRPQPYFSLPMFGPLSQTNVFTTATGRSDADGQFLGVVSVALRNEYFSRFYRELTNGDSSLALGLYRQDGNLLVRYPPWPPGAQPSAQSKFTQALRDKQLFGHVRLNSTVDGVERLLAFRRVGDYPLYVMSAYATSSIGAAWQQHFIMIAALTAVPCIAIWLLVFYSLRQLEGERRAWERWQGEVAMRLSAEASSRQLQRMGALGNLVANVAHDFNNLLMVVSANTELARLKRFNNVEKEVLAVERATATAESLTRRLLSVARKQPLKQQALDLATWLPAAAPLIDAALGDNVELALNMVDQVWQVLADPTDLEFAFMNLAVNARDAMPRGGRFVIRCQNHRLVASDTLLPDGEYVLLACSDDGEGMPEAVARRAFEPLFTTKLRGSGTGLGLAQVLSMCEQAGGTAKIDSVPGSGTTVRLYLPRYRERQKTSAAQVETVQAPAPAPSGVVLLVEDNEDVAAGVAAVLETFGCEVRHEPTADQALDVLAGGARFELVLSDIQMPGKLNGIDLAEKVRSAWPSQKIALMTGYADELDRARRLGVAILAKPFNIDELHALVACQP from the coding sequence ATGGAGATCGTGACCGTGCAGCGTGCGGAACGTGCCGCAGTCGATTTCCCCATGCCGTCGCGCAATTTCGCGGCGACGCGGCGCATGCTGCTGATCGTGCTCGCCGTTTCGGTTGTGTTTCCTCTGGTCTGTCTCGCGGGCTACGGCTACTTCGATTACCAGCGCCGGATCGCCGATTCGAACGACATGATCGACCGGCTCGCGCGCGTGGCCGAGGAGCAGGCTGTCAAGGTGCTGGATCTGAACCAGCAGATGTCCTCGCGCATCGTGGAGCTGCTCGGCAACGAAGACGACGCGCAGATTCGCGAGCGCGAAGCGCTGTTGCACGATCGCCTGCGCGGAATCGGCGGCGACTTTGCGCAGGTCGCGTCCATCTATGTGCTCGGCGCGACAGGCGACCTGCTGGTGTCGAGCCGCACTTTTCCCGCGCCCGCCATGTCGATCGGGCAGCGCGAAGACTTCACGAGCGCGCGAGCGATGCGCCCGCAGCCGTATTTTTCGCTGCCGATGTTCGGCCCGCTCTCGCAGACCAATGTGTTCACCACCGCGACGGGCCGCTCGGACGCGGACGGCCAGTTCCTCGGCGTGGTCTCGGTAGCGCTGCGCAACGAGTACTTTTCGCGCTTCTATCGTGAACTGACCAACGGCGATTCGTCGCTCGCGCTCGGCCTGTATCGCCAGGACGGCAACCTGCTGGTGCGCTATCCGCCGTGGCCGCCGGGCGCGCAGCCCAGCGCGCAGAGCAAATTCACCCAGGCGTTGCGCGACAAACAGCTGTTCGGCCACGTCCGTCTGAATTCGACGGTGGACGGCGTGGAGCGCCTGCTGGCGTTTCGCCGCGTTGGCGACTATCCGCTCTATGTGATGAGCGCCTACGCGACTTCGTCGATCGGCGCGGCATGGCAGCAGCACTTCATCATGATCGCGGCGCTCACGGCCGTGCCCTGTATCGCGATCTGGCTGCTGGTGTTCTACTCGCTGCGTCAACTGGAAGGCGAGCGCCGCGCGTGGGAACGCTGGCAGGGCGAAGTGGCGATGCGTCTCTCGGCCGAAGCATCGAGCCGGCAACTGCAGCGCATGGGCGCGCTCGGGAATCTCGTCGCCAACGTCGCGCACGATTTCAACAATCTGCTGATGGTGGTCTCCGCCAACACGGAGCTCGCGCGGCTCAAGCGCTTCAACAACGTGGAGAAAGAAGTGCTCGCCGTGGAGCGCGCCACCGCTACGGCCGAATCCCTTACGCGGCGCCTCCTGAGCGTGGCGCGCAAGCAGCCGCTCAAACAGCAAGCGCTCGATCTCGCCACGTGGCTGCCCGCCGCCGCGCCGCTGATCGATGCGGCGCTCGGCGACAACGTGGAGCTGGCCTTGAACATGGTCGATCAGGTCTGGCAGGTGCTGGCCGATCCGACCGACCTCGAATTCGCGTTCATGAACCTGGCCGTCAACGCGCGCGACGCGATGCCGCGCGGCGGACGCTTCGTGATCCGTTGTCAGAACCACCGGCTGGTCGCCAGCGATACCTTGCTGCCCGACGGCGAATACGTGTTGCTTGCCTGTTCCGACGACGGCGAGGGCATGCCCGAGGCCGTCGCGCGGCGCGCCTTCGAGCCGCTCTTCACCACCAAGCTGCGCGGCTCGGGCACGGGCCTCGGTCTCGCGCAGGTGCTTTCCATGTGCGAACAGGCGGGCGGCACGGCAAAGATCGACAGCGTGCCGGGCAGCGGGACGACGGTCAGATTGTATTTGCCGCGCTATCGCGAACGGCAGAAGACGTCGGCCGCGCAAGTCGAGACGGTGCAAGCGCCCGCGCCTGCGCCGAGTGGCGTCGTGCTGCTGGTGGAAGACAACGAAGATGTCGCGGCGGGCGTGGCGGCGGTGCTGGAAACCTTCGGCTGCGAGGTGCGCCATGAACCGACCGCCGACCAGGCGCTCGACGTCCTCGCGGGCGGCGCGCGCTTCGAGCTCGTGCTGTCCGACATCCAGATGCCGGGCAAGCTGAATGGCATCGACCTCGCGGAAAAGGTGCGCAGCGCGTGGCCGTCGCAGAAGATCGCGTTGATGACCGGCTACGCCGACGAACTAGACCGCGCGCGGCGGCTGGGCGTGGCGATACTCGCCAAGCCGTTCAATATCGACGAGTTGCACGCTCTGGTGGCTTGTCAACCGTAA
- a CDS encoding alpha/beta hydrolase has product MTPGDTIKGMVGMDPTAHADPDMKAVLDALRSLEPKPIEDCTVEEARRQPTPADAVKKLMQDPAFSARPALELEAVRTQDIMIPGAAGSNPARVYTPQGEGPFPLILYFHGGGWVIADLDTYDATPRSMAAQSRAIVVSAHYRQAPEHRLPAAHDDAFAAWGWLIGNATSVGGDPDKIAIMGESAGANLAINVCIRARNTGIRMPMHQALIYPVASNNIVSISYEENRNAKPLNKPMMLWFVHNVINSESDLTSPLIDLVSADLSRLPPAVVVTAGIDPLRSDGEKLAQKLHSAGVPVEHRNYRGATHEFFGMAAVVQAARDAQAFVSLAQRQAFGGAPL; this is encoded by the coding sequence ATGACACCCGGCGATACGATCAAAGGCATGGTCGGCATGGATCCAACGGCACATGCCGACCCCGACATGAAAGCGGTGCTCGACGCGCTCAGGAGTCTCGAGCCGAAGCCCATTGAAGATTGCACGGTGGAGGAGGCGAGGCGGCAGCCCACGCCCGCCGACGCCGTCAAAAAGCTGATGCAGGACCCTGCGTTCAGCGCGCGGCCTGCGCTGGAACTGGAGGCGGTGCGCACGCAGGACATCATGATTCCGGGCGCGGCCGGCAGCAATCCGGCACGGGTCTACACGCCGCAAGGCGAGGGGCCGTTCCCGCTGATTCTGTATTTTCACGGCGGCGGCTGGGTGATCGCCGACCTCGATACCTACGATGCCACGCCGCGTTCCATGGCCGCCCAGAGCCGGGCGATCGTGGTGTCCGCGCACTATCGGCAGGCGCCGGAGCACAGGCTGCCGGCCGCTCACGACGACGCGTTCGCCGCATGGGGCTGGCTGATCGGGAATGCGACGAGCGTCGGCGGCGACCCGGACAAGATCGCGATCATGGGCGAGAGCGCCGGCGCCAATCTGGCGATCAACGTATGCATCCGCGCGCGCAACACGGGCATCCGCATGCCGATGCACCAGGCGCTTATCTACCCGGTGGCGAGCAACAACATCGTGTCGATCTCTTATGAAGAGAATCGCAATGCCAAGCCCCTGAACAAACCGATGATGCTGTGGTTCGTGCATAACGTGATCAACAGCGAGAGCGATCTCACCAGTCCGCTGATCGACCTGGTGAGCGCCGATCTGTCACGGTTGCCGCCGGCTGTGGTGGTCACGGCGGGCATCGATCCACTGCGCTCGGACGGTGAGAAGCTCGCGCAGAAACTGCACAGCGCGGGCGTGCCCGTCGAGCATCGCAACTATCGAGGCGCAACGCACGAGTTCTTCGGCATGGCCGCAGTGGTCCAGGCGGCGCGCGACGCGCAGGCCTTCGTGTCGCTCGCGCAGCGCCAGGCGTTCGGCGGGGCGCCGCTGTGA
- a CDS encoding secondary thiamine-phosphate synthase enzyme YjbQ: MRQAIHHLSVKAPSRGLVEFTGEARRFVAAQSIDTGLLTLFCRHTSASLLIQENADPSVQRDLERYFASLAPEDAERYEHDTEGPDDMPAHLRTALTQVQLSVPVEHGQMVLGTWQGLYLFEHRRHTQHRDIVLHLTGE; this comes from the coding sequence ATGCGACAAGCCATCCACCACCTGAGCGTCAAGGCCCCCAGCCGCGGCCTCGTCGAATTCACCGGCGAAGCGCGCCGTTTCGTCGCCGCGCAGTCCATCGACACAGGCCTGCTGACGCTGTTTTGCCGCCATACGTCCGCTTCGCTGCTGATTCAGGAAAACGCCGACCCTTCGGTACAGCGCGATCTGGAGCGCTACTTCGCGAGCCTCGCGCCCGAAGACGCCGAGCGTTACGAGCACGACACCGAAGGCCCGGACGACATGCCGGCCCATTTGCGCACCGCGCTCACGCAAGTGCAATTGTCGGTGCCGGTCGAACATGGACAGATGGTGCTCGGCACCTGGCAAGGCCTGTATCTGTTCGAACATCGCCGTCACACGCAGCATCGGGACATCGTGCTGCATCTGACCGGCGAATGA
- a CDS encoding thioredoxin family protein produces MATQTAYSSKAPSRAQLDALPGATLVEFGTDWCGYCQGAQASIAEALEPHDGLRHLKIEDGPGRPLGRSFKVKLWPTLILMRDGTEVARVVRPANAAAIADVLTSL; encoded by the coding sequence ATGGCAACCCAGACCGCCTATTCTTCCAAAGCTCCCTCGCGAGCCCAACTCGATGCCCTGCCGGGCGCCACCCTCGTCGAATTCGGCACGGACTGGTGCGGCTATTGCCAGGGCGCGCAAGCGTCGATTGCCGAAGCCCTCGAACCTCACGACGGCCTCAGGCATCTGAAGATCGAAGACGGTCCGGGCCGGCCGCTCGGCCGCTCGTTCAAGGTCAAGCTCTGGCCGACGCTGATCCTCATGCGCGACGGCACGGAAGTCGCGCGCGTGGTGCGTCCGGCCAACGCCGCGGCAATCGCGGACGTTCTGACGTCGCTCTGA
- a CDS encoding DUF2628 domain-containing protein: MGPASPHPPRGMRRREFHAMSHSCRHDVLNIVWWRRQAANHRGQERKEMGERIYLRCPGKDETVAVAIGFSWGAFLLGFVWALSKKMWFAAFVMLAVNLLLFCSGLWGETADLIGLVLSVLFGMACGMYGNQWHRWTLEKRGYVML, from the coding sequence GTGGGACCGGCCTCGCCCCATCCGCCGCGCGGCATGCGGCGGCGTGAATTTCACGCGATGTCGCATTCTTGTCGGCATGACGTGTTAAACATCGTCTGGTGGCGCCGACAGGCGGCGAATCATCGAGGTCAGGAAAGGAAAGAAATGGGCGAAAGGATTTATCTGCGGTGTCCCGGCAAGGATGAAACCGTGGCGGTCGCCATCGGTTTCAGCTGGGGTGCGTTTCTGCTGGGCTTCGTGTGGGCGTTGTCGAAGAAAATGTGGTTTGCCGCCTTTGTCATGCTGGCGGTCAATCTTCTGCTGTTCTGCTCGGGCCTGTGGGGCGAAACGGCCGACCTGATTGGCCTGGTGCTGTCGGTGCTGTTCGGCATGGCTTGCGGTATGTATGGCAATCAGTGGCACCGCTGGACACTGGAAAAACGCGGCTACGTCATGCTGTAA